From Candidatus Binatus sp., a single genomic window includes:
- a CDS encoding phosphotransferase, producing MLDLNDIEQRLSAYLCAPVSRLSVLASGWETTVFEFTLQSASKAFAPIRAGQSMVLRFYQGSEADAKGAREYTTIDRLFAAGYCVPRPYAFEADHRALGAPFFIMQRLTGGPLFTIRSFPSSLKTFSMAFFSFVRAQSRLHQLDPASAALREIPRAYAPVAGAGADPGSALLDRVLAIIAHRVETGPLPGLREALNLVAERAARFRHSPDSLLHMDYHPLNVMVDGVRVTGVIDWVNADVGDRHLDAAMTAVILSSSALENPRWMRDNIVGNGLRAGFAALYMPLYHAMAPIEFERFRYCQAVAALLRLSMLGMMRARGPEVVGFRREAIHEVTPAVVRLLSRYATRKSGAAVALEAPTPQPA from the coding sequence ATGCTCGACCTTAACGACATTGAGCAACGCCTGTCCGCGTACCTTTGCGCACCGGTCTCGCGCCTGAGCGTCCTTGCCAGCGGATGGGAAACTACGGTCTTCGAGTTCACGCTCCAATCGGCGTCGAAGGCGTTCGCGCCCATCCGGGCCGGCCAATCGATGGTGTTGCGCTTCTATCAAGGCTCCGAGGCCGACGCCAAAGGCGCCCGCGAATACACCACCATCGATCGCCTGTTCGCCGCCGGCTACTGCGTCCCGCGCCCCTACGCCTTCGAGGCCGATCACCGCGCGTTGGGCGCGCCGTTTTTCATCATGCAGCGGCTGACGGGCGGTCCGCTGTTCACGATCCGCAGCTTTCCGAGTTCGTTAAAGACTTTCTCGATGGCATTTTTTTCTTTCGTCCGCGCGCAATCGAGACTCCACCAGCTCGATCCCGCCAGCGCGGCCCTGCGCGAGATTCCGCGCGCATATGCGCCAGTCGCAGGCGCCGGCGCTGACCCCGGCTCCGCTTTGCTCGATCGCGTGCTTGCGATCATCGCCCATCGCGTCGAGACCGGCCCGCTGCCCGGTCTGCGCGAGGCGCTCAACCTGGTTGCCGAACGCGCGGCCAGGTTTCGCCACAGCCCCGATTCGCTCCTGCATATGGACTATCATCCGCTCAACGTGATGGTGGATGGGGTGCGGGTGACCGGCGTCATCGATTGGGTGAACGCCGACGTCGGCGATCGCCATCTCGACGCTGCGATGACGGCCGTGATTCTGTCCTCGTCGGCGCTGGAGAACCCGCGATGGATGCGCGACAACATCGTCGGCAACGGGCTTCGCGCCGGCTTCGCGGCGTTGTACATGCCGCTCTACCACGCGATGGCGCCGATCGAGTTCGAGCGCTTCCGTTACTGCCAGGCGGTCGCGGCGCTGCTGCGGCTCTCGATGCTCGGGATGATGCGGGCGCGCGGTCCCGAGGTCGTCGGCTTCCGCCGCGAGGCGATCCATGAAGTCACGCCGGCGGTCGTCAGATTGCTCAGCCGCTACGCCACCCGCAAGAGCGGCGCCGCGGTCGCGCTCGAGGCGCCCACGCCGCAGCCGGCCTGA
- a CDS encoding HlyD family secretion protein — translation MNSQLVRRVLLVVAIIVAAAAAIPAFHFYRYIESHVSTDDAYADGTVALVSSRVAGTVTNVYVEDNWTVKEGQLLLTLDPRDFDVRVRQAQAQLERARQSVDELYALVQAARSGVSLTASQLKQAQIDFVRAKSLKEQGVVSIEQYDQANTGLRIAIADEALAEHQLAQAEAALGSSDDDHSRYARPVVKQAEAALEAAKLDLGYTRLTAPFAGIVTHKTAHVGNRVQVGEPLLAIVPLGGLYITANFKETQLTDVRVGQKAEIVADIYPNYTYRGHVDSISMGTGAAFSLLPPENATGNWVKVVQRVPVKIVIEGPEPRDKPLRLGLSVEVAIDLSDRSGPLLSSVVQQRFQKNGQTLPNETLKMAPMPPSPAEPPPPSATQQHFMPRAMP, via the coding sequence ATGAATTCGCAGCTCGTACGCCGGGTCTTGTTGGTAGTGGCAATCATTGTGGCCGCCGCCGCCGCGATTCCCGCGTTTCACTTCTATCGCTACATCGAAAGCCACGTCAGCACCGACGACGCCTACGCCGATGGCACGGTCGCGCTGGTTTCCTCGCGTGTTGCCGGCACCGTCACCAACGTTTATGTCGAGGACAACTGGACGGTTAAGGAAGGCCAGTTGTTGTTGACCCTGGATCCGCGCGACTTCGACGTCCGTGTCCGGCAGGCACAGGCTCAGCTCGAGCGCGCCCGGCAATCCGTCGACGAGCTCTACGCGCTGGTGCAAGCGGCGCGGTCGGGCGTGTCGCTCACCGCGTCGCAACTCAAGCAGGCGCAAATCGATTTCGTGCGCGCCAAGTCGTTGAAGGAACAAGGCGTCGTCTCCATCGAGCAATACGATCAGGCCAACACCGGCCTGCGCATCGCGATCGCCGATGAAGCGCTCGCGGAGCATCAATTGGCGCAGGCCGAGGCCGCCCTCGGATCGTCCGACGACGACCATTCGCGCTACGCACGCCCGGTCGTCAAGCAGGCCGAAGCCGCTCTGGAAGCCGCCAAGCTCGACCTCGGCTACACCAGGCTGACCGCGCCGTTCGCGGGCATCGTGACTCATAAGACCGCCCACGTTGGCAATCGGGTCCAGGTCGGAGAACCCCTGCTCGCGATCGTCCCGCTTGGCGGGCTCTACATCACGGCGAACTTCAAGGAGACCCAGCTCACCGACGTGCGCGTCGGTCAAAAAGCGGAGATCGTCGCCGACATCTATCCCAACTACACCTACCGCGGACACGTCGATTCGATCAGCATGGGCACCGGCGCGGCCTTCTCGCTGCTGCCGCCCGAGAACGCGACTGGCAACTGGGTCAAGGTCGTGCAGCGCGTGCCGGTCAAGATTGTTATCGAAGGGCCCGAGCCTCGGGACAAACCGCTGCGGCTGGGACTGTCGGTCGAAGTTGCGATCGATCTCAGCGATCGCAGCGGACCCTTGCTCTCGTCGGTGGTGCAGCAGCGTTTCCAGAAGAACGGCCAGACGCTCCCCAACGAGACACTCAAGATGGCGCCGATGCCCCCGTCGCCGGCCGAACCACCGCCGCCCAGCGCAACCCAGCAACATTTCATGCCTCGCGCGATGCCCTGA
- the acnA gene encoding aconitate hydratase AcnA, with protein sequence MATNSFGARSTLSVEGKSYTIFKLEALEKRGYSLARMPYSIKVMLENVLRHEDGAVVTTGQVEALAKWNGKGGEREISFMPARVLLQDFTGVPVVADLAVMRDAIKRLGGDPAKISPLQPVDLVIDHSVQVDSFGSADSFAANARLEFERNRERYLFLRWGQGAFDNFRVVPPDTGIVHQVNLEYLAPVVFSSKNGEAYPDTVIGTDSHTTMINGLGVVGWGVGGIEAEAAMLGRSVPMLIPEVIGFRLAGSLRPGATATDLVLTVTQMLRKKGVVGKFVEYFGPGLKSLPVADRATLGNMSPEYGATMGFFPVDDQTLTYLRLTGRSDAQIKLIEAYCKAQGLFNSADAPEPKFSDTLELDLGSVVPSMAGPRRPQDRVALTAAKSGFRSELAKEFEQHPSVDRKELAKWVAEGGNGASAGEAAIVESKLGHIANKVEVHSEGGSYALTHGSIVIAAITSCTNTSNPSVMLAAGILAQKAVARGLTVKPWVKTSLAPGSKVVTQYLKRAGLTESLDKLRFNLVGYGCTTCIGNSGPVAEEIAGAVKQGNLVACAILSGNRNFEGRINPSVRFNYLASPPLVVAYAIAGTMDIDVEHEPLGTGLDGRPVYLRDIWPSQEEVAAALAGSVDAAMFKSEYGQVFDGDERWKSLAVPEGNLFHWEKDSSYVKAPPFFDGVTAKVGELSDISGARALAVLGDSVTTDHISPAGSIAADSPAGKYLIAHGVAPKDFNSYGSRRGNHEVMMRGTLANIRLKNLMVPGVEGGFTAHIPDGERMTIFDASERYCKAGTPLIVIAGKEYGTGSSRDWAAKGVQLLGVRAVIAESFERIHRSNLIGMGVLALEFKGGDSREKLGLTGKEVFSITGLKAGIKPRQAVKVHAQSSGKPIEFEATLRVDTPEEVEYIRHGGILPFVLRELIRQG encoded by the coding sequence ATGGCGACTAACAGTTTCGGTGCTCGTTCGACGCTTTCGGTGGAAGGCAAAAGCTACACGATCTTCAAGCTCGAAGCGCTGGAGAAGCGCGGGTATTCGCTGGCGCGGATGCCGTATTCGATCAAGGTGATGCTGGAGAACGTGCTGCGGCACGAGGACGGCGCGGTCGTGACGACCGGGCAGGTCGAGGCGCTGGCCAAATGGAACGGCAAGGGCGGAGAGCGGGAAATCTCGTTCATGCCGGCGCGCGTGCTGCTGCAGGATTTCACGGGCGTGCCGGTGGTGGCGGATCTGGCGGTGATGCGCGACGCGATCAAACGCCTCGGCGGCGATCCCGCCAAGATCAGCCCGCTGCAGCCGGTTGACCTGGTGATCGATCACTCGGTGCAGGTCGATTCTTTTGGCAGCGCCGATTCGTTCGCGGCCAACGCGCGGCTGGAATTCGAGCGCAACCGCGAGCGCTATCTTTTTCTGCGCTGGGGGCAGGGCGCATTCGACAACTTCCGCGTGGTTCCACCCGACACTGGAATCGTTCACCAGGTGAATCTGGAATATCTTGCGCCGGTGGTTTTTTCGTCGAAGAACGGCGAGGCGTATCCGGACACGGTGATTGGCACGGATTCGCATACCACGATGATCAACGGTCTGGGCGTGGTGGGATGGGGCGTGGGCGGAATCGAAGCTGAAGCCGCGATGCTCGGGCGCTCGGTGCCGATGCTGATTCCCGAAGTGATCGGGTTTCGGCTGGCGGGCAGCCTGCGTCCGGGGGCGACCGCAACCGACCTGGTGCTGACGGTCACGCAGATGCTGCGCAAGAAGGGCGTGGTCGGCAAATTCGTTGAATACTTCGGGCCGGGGCTCAAGTCGCTGCCGGTGGCGGATCGCGCGACGCTGGGCAACATGTCGCCCGAGTATGGCGCGACGATGGGATTTTTTCCGGTTGACGATCAGACGCTCACTTATCTGCGGCTGACGGGGCGCAGCGACGCCCAAATCAAACTGATCGAGGCCTACTGCAAGGCGCAAGGCCTGTTTAATTCCGCCGATGCGCCCGAGCCGAAATTTTCCGACACTCTCGAACTCGATCTCGGCAGCGTCGTGCCGAGCATGGCGGGGCCGCGCCGTCCGCAGGATCGAGTTGCGCTGACCGCGGCGAAGAGCGGTTTCCGCAGCGAGCTTGCCAAGGAATTCGAGCAGCATCCGAGCGTCGATCGCAAAGAGCTGGCGAAATGGGTGGCCGAAGGCGGCAACGGCGCGTCGGCGGGCGAAGCGGCGATTGTCGAATCGAAGCTCGGCCATATCGCCAACAAGGTCGAAGTGCATTCCGAGGGCGGGAGCTACGCGCTGACGCATGGCTCGATCGTGATCGCCGCGATCACCAGCTGCACGAACACGTCGAATCCGTCGGTGATGCTCGCGGCGGGAATTCTCGCGCAAAAGGCGGTCGCGCGCGGGCTGACGGTCAAGCCGTGGGTGAAGACCAGCCTGGCGCCGGGTTCCAAGGTCGTGACGCAGTACCTCAAGCGCGCGGGGCTGACCGAGTCGCTCGACAAGCTGCGCTTCAACCTGGTCGGCTACGGATGCACGACCTGCATCGGCAACAGCGGGCCGGTCGCGGAGGAGATCGCGGGGGCGGTGAAGCAGGGCAACCTGGTGGCATGCGCGATTCTGAGCGGCAATCGCAATTTCGAGGGGCGGATCAATCCCTCGGTGCGATTCAACTACCTGGCGTCGCCGCCGCTGGTGGTTGCATACGCGATTGCGGGCACGATGGATATCGACGTCGAGCACGAGCCGCTCGGCACGGGTTTAGACGGACGCCCGGTGTATCTGCGCGACATCTGGCCGTCGCAGGAGGAAGTGGCGGCGGCGCTGGCGGGTTCAGTTGACGCCGCGATGTTCAAGAGCGAGTACGGCCAGGTGTTCGACGGCGACGAGCGATGGAAGAGCCTGGCCGTGCCGGAGGGCAACCTGTTCCACTGGGAGAAGGATTCGTCCTACGTGAAGGCGCCGCCGTTTTTCGACGGGGTGACGGCCAAGGTGGGCGAGCTCTCCGATATCAGCGGAGCGCGGGCGCTGGCGGTGCTCGGCGACAGCGTGACGACGGATCATATATCGCCGGCCGGCTCGATCGCGGCCGACAGTCCGGCGGGCAAGTATCTGATCGCACATGGCGTGGCGCCCAAGGATTTCAACTCGTACGGATCGCGGCGCGGAAATCATGAAGTAATGATGCGCGGGACGCTGGCGAATATCCGGCTCAAGAACCTGATGGTGCCGGGGGTGGAAGGCGGCTTCACCGCGCATATTCCGGACGGCGAGCGGATGACGATCTTCGACGCGTCGGAGCGTTACTGCAAAGCAGGGACTCCGCTAATAGTGATCGCGGGCAAGGAATACGGCACGGGCTCGTCGCGCGATTGGGCCGCCAAGGGCGTGCAACTGCTGGGCGTGCGCGCGGTAATCGCGGAGAGCTTCGAGCGAATCCATCGCAGCAACCTGATCGGGATGGGCGTGCTGGCGCTGGAGTTCAAGGGCGGCGACAGCCGCGAGAAGCTCGGACTGACCGGGAAGGAAGTATTTTCGATCACGGGATTGAAGGCGGGGATCAAGCCGCGTCAGGCGGTGAAAGTACACGCGCAGTCCAGCGGCAAGCCGATCGAGTTCGAGGCGACGCTGCGGGTCGATACGCCCGAGGAGGTCGAGTACATCCGGCACGGCGGAATCCTGCCGTTCGTGCTGCGCGAATTGATTCGGCAGGGGTGA